A single region of the Tigriopus californicus strain San Diego chromosome 8, Tcal_SD_v2.1, whole genome shotgun sequence genome encodes:
- the LOC131885934 gene encoding uncharacterized protein LOC131885934: MLSPPSDGSHQSKPQDHDEDDGNKIHEPGQILRDTQALYSRARKQSENTPERLLGKTKPHQYPISPPFGYEMGRTVAREMAERSHCIPYQSQTPPLTPSGASGEQHPHAHSVHSHYSQPSPFGLRRDALNPSPYYAQQVSLSESALRDRYFSEQAYAQHYHHPRGVSSSTVSLLPPLERSAEARAHSQGYRPHSYPSSLLSPDRLEDFRGRRSLPPQSTSSSNHPRSHPQARLPKDVKETKGCPPGPADYARFYEYYSNTMPSPSSNLAHFYSGKNLSDDLNRSLHYSQSSGHQSGQSQDQFSHSSARGRRGAQYQTSVPVSSTWQIQGPPPTGNRRGSHDLTQEEKTTSKSLNPRDGSINPAGNTQSGTNVKSSIPNRSGPTSLTRPTNQLAEEQTPSPSTSSFQRGSLIELYNGQVKRVEELRTSDFLHNSRMYEDIKLEISRVVSYEIGNAEGQQNSIHLAVSANETRVSLEASSDHPFFVPNHGWSSVDPVSTLEKYNLPCRRLRFGDECLTLSLNQDLIHSEPEVLPQEANTTPGETPSEAEMMPPPPPPRTTTSQHSGMETTAPDECSDMSKNPGTSIASSCSTQDGPHEQTALETKESLDKFKRPPDKTQDFGSPPKRRK; encoded by the exons ATGCTCTCACCGCCATCGGATGGCTCCCATCAGTCCAAGCCACAGGATCACGATGAAGACGATGGCAACAAAATACACGAGCCTGGCCAAATTCTCAGGGACACCCAAGcattatattcaagggctcgAAAACAGTCAGAAAACACGCCAGAACGCTTATTGGGAAAAACTAAACCCCACCAGTACCCCATATCACCTCCTTTTGGTTACGAAATGGGCCGTACCGTGGCGCGGGAGATGGCCGAACGATCTCATTGTATTCCTTATCAATCTCAAACCCCACCTCTCACTCCCTCCGGTGCCAGTGGGGAGCAACACCCCCATGCTCATTCCGTGCATTCGCACTATTCACAACCAAGCCCTTTTGGCCTGAGGAGGGATGCTTTGAACCCTAGTCCGTATTATGCTCAACAAGTCAGTTTGTCAGAATCTGCTTTGAGGGACCGATATTTTTCAGAGCAGGCCTACGCACAACATTACCATCATCCTCGTGGTGTCTCCTCTTCTACTGTTTCACTGTTACCCCCATTGGAGAGATCGGCCGAGGCCCGAGCTCACTCACAAGGTTACCGTCCCCATTCATATCCGAGTTCATTGCTCTCCCCGGACAGACTCGAAGATTTTCGTGGTCGCAGGTCCTTGCCTCCTCAATCCACAAGCTCCTCAAACCATCCACGGTCCCATCCCCAGGCAAGATTGCCGAAGGATGTAAAAGAGACTAAAGGTTGCCCTCCAGGTCCTGCCGACTACGCTCGGTTTTATGAGTATTATTCAAATACAATGCCATCACCCTCTTCCAATTTGGCCCATTTTTACTCCGGGAAGAATCTGTCCGACGACTTGAACCGTTCCTTGCATTACTCCCAATCCTCTGGTCATCAATCAGGTCAATCTCAGGACCAGTTTAGTCATTCCTCAGCAAGAGGCCGTAGAGGGGCTCAATATCAAACTTCAGTCCCAGTCTCTTCCACATGGCAAATTCAAGGCCCTCCACCAACAGGCAACCGCAGAGGTTCTCATGATCTTACCCAAGAAGAAAAGACCACGTCCAAGTCTCTAAATCCCAGAGATGGATCCATCAACCCTGCAGGGAACACCCAGTCCGGAACAAACGTTAAGAGTTCCATCCCTAACCGTTCAGGTCCGACGAGTCTAACAAGGCCAACCAATCAACTTGCCGAAGAACAGACACCGTCCCCTTCCACCTCTAGTTTTCAACGAGGATCACTGATAGAATTGTACAATGGACAGGTCAAGCGGGTGGAAGAGTTGCGAACCTCGGACTTTTTACACAATTCAAGAATGTACGAGGATATCAAGTTGGAGATCAGCAGAGTGGTGAGCTACGAAATCGGAAATGCAGAGGGTCAACAAAATTCCATCCATTTAGCTGTTTCAGCCAATGAGACCAGG GTTTCCTTGGAAGCAAGTTCAGATCATCCGTTTTTCGTTCCAAATCATGGTTGGAGTTCCGTTGACCCGGTTTCAACCTTGGAAAAGTACAATCTTCCATGTCGTCGACTTCGCTTTGGCGATGAATGTTTGACCCTGTCTCTGAACCAAGACCTGATTCACTCGGAACCTGAAGTACTACCGCAAGAGGCTAACACAACCCCCGGAGAGACCCCCAGTGAAGCTGAAATGATGccaccccctccccctcctcgaACCACTACCTCTCAACACTCTGGCATGGAAACAACCGCACCTGATGAATGTTCAGAtatgtccaagaatccagggACCTCAATAGCTTCTAGTTGTTCTACACAAGATGGGCCCCATGAGCAGACTGCGCTGGAGACAAAAGAGAGCCTAGATAAATTTAAAAGACCTCCAGACAAAACGCAAGACTTTGGATCGCCTCCCAAACGGAGAAAGTAA